The following are from one region of the Candidatus Dadabacteria bacterium genome:
- a CDS encoding cyclic nucleotide-binding domain-containing protein, whose amino-acid sequence MWEKKEIFSELPFVSNFEKDKTDFLLKIGELIEVPERYVLTKQFEPSHSFYFLVEGQVNFSISVEDKTDEFSVGKSSEKFTPIGWSGFRSPKRYYTTITCEKPCILLKWSHQNLEKFFDQEPLLGREFLLFVLGKSINLLTHVRAELAEYNNLSWDIESGKTGDFSQEGKYISVPSPLALLRQSPFFEIFPDKTLRHLAKAVQKKYYLNNEPIFAQGDISKGIDILAYGKAALCFSPDSSQGGIEESVALHLINLPGYLVGWMGAAPAGSNDVTAVASRNSVIYHISARNLHKILNQDPYSALALARRLLWLISIRLRNARAGLISQRYEREILAISNLIEQNSMQLSVNSPIHKLPHLLNNPLTLDDAFRLLFRLEKEGSSLEREMSRLSLDILGKIYKEYNFFEGLKNVYQSVTAAPKSLSPSEIRTMAAKQFAGVFKNTPYVIEGWENLPDQPGHIFIYNHLLNHPYNTLPNHFQITLDSHFISSMVLYAKYGEAGIRVVRVPRAEEYGHEYYYERLGHINVYTDESDTANQTPERRKAWRKKFYDTAREYIAKGFNIVISPEGTSMTTEESPGPFKLGAFLLAASIEPEPYIVPIAVANFDKRINQNVFSLAIKKPFKTSDYVKNPEDNKDKLFEFVKEYGNLYRTYVEEAAGLARRAESTKINLKTFEQVEKESLVIDKNLFEQDVRILERRHVGKKNDATVFYGSSSFRLWRGMARDFPEYNVSNLGFGGARIAYCLHYFERLIKPNDVKSLIFYAGDNDIGDGCLPRQILNFFVDFYYRFRESYPHTKFTFVSIKPSPVRFPFLDRIEASNDLIRQFLSREPNAFYLNVYDYMLNENGDVKEELFTEDSLHMNRKGYALWRELFLANEKEIFYDPRPEESEKLKVLPKTGNHTRVSTDLGLK is encoded by the coding sequence ATGTGGGAAAAAAAAGAGATATTCAGCGAACTTCCGTTTGTTTCGAATTTCGAGAAAGACAAAACTGATTTCCTGCTTAAGATAGGCGAACTGATAGAAGTGCCGGAACGCTACGTTCTCACCAAGCAATTCGAACCGAGCCATTCCTTCTACTTTCTGGTTGAAGGCCAGGTGAATTTCTCAATCAGCGTCGAAGATAAAACAGATGAGTTCTCCGTGGGGAAGAGCAGTGAAAAATTCACGCCCATAGGTTGGTCGGGCTTTCGCTCTCCCAAACGCTACTACACAACTATTACATGCGAGAAGCCCTGCATACTGCTTAAGTGGAGTCACCAGAATCTTGAAAAATTCTTTGACCAGGAACCGCTTCTCGGACGTGAATTCCTGCTTTTCGTTCTCGGCAAGAGCATAAACCTCCTGACGCATGTCCGAGCAGAGCTTGCAGAATACAACAACCTAAGCTGGGATATTGAGTCGGGAAAAACAGGCGACTTCTCCCAAGAGGGAAAATACATATCCGTGCCCAGCCCGCTTGCGCTTCTGAGGCAATCCCCTTTTTTCGAGATTTTCCCCGACAAGACACTTCGCCATCTGGCAAAAGCGGTCCAGAAAAAATATTATCTGAACAACGAGCCCATATTCGCTCAGGGGGATATCTCAAAGGGGATAGACATACTGGCTTACGGAAAGGCGGCACTGTGCTTCTCGCCCGACAGCTCGCAGGGTGGAATCGAGGAATCGGTCGCACTTCACCTGATTAACCTTCCCGGATATCTGGTCGGCTGGATGGGGGCCGCCCCGGCAGGGTCAAACGACGTTACCGCCGTTGCGAGCAGGAATTCAGTTATCTACCACATAAGCGCACGCAATCTTCATAAAATCCTGAATCAGGACCCATACTCGGCCCTGGCTCTGGCCAGAAGACTCCTGTGGCTTATATCGATTCGGCTTCGAAACGCCCGCGCGGGACTCATATCGCAGAGATATGAACGCGAAATACTGGCCATAAGCAATCTTATCGAGCAAAACTCCATGCAGTTAAGCGTGAATTCTCCCATCCATAAACTTCCTCATCTGCTGAATAACCCGCTGACGCTCGATGACGCCTTCCGGCTTCTGTTCAGACTGGAAAAAGAAGGAAGCAGCCTTGAGAGGGAAATGTCCCGTCTCAGCCTTGATATTCTCGGAAAAATCTACAAGGAGTACAACTTTTTCGAGGGCCTGAAAAACGTTTATCAGTCCGTGACTGCCGCGCCAAAGTCGCTTTCTCCAAGCGAAATAAGAACAATGGCGGCCAAGCAATTCGCAGGTGTATTCAAAAACACCCCTTACGTAATCGAAGGCTGGGAGAACCTGCCCGACCAACCGGGGCACATCTTCATATACAATCACCTACTGAACCACCCCTACAACACCCTTCCCAACCATTTCCAGATCACGCTCGATTCCCACTTCATAAGCTCAATGGTTCTCTACGCAAAGTACGGCGAGGCCGGGATCCGCGTCGTGCGCGTCCCAAGAGCCGAGGAATACGGACACGAATACTACTACGAAAGACTCGGGCATATAAACGTCTACACCGACGAATCCGACACCGCGAACCAGACCCCCGAGCGTAGAAAAGCATGGAGGAAAAAATTCTACGATACCGCCAGGGAATACATCGCGAAAGGATTTAACATAGTTATAAGTCCCGAAGGAACCAGCATGACAACCGAGGAATCGCCCGGGCCGTTCAAGCTGGGCGCCTTTCTCCTGGCAGCGTCAATTGAACCTGAACCTTATATCGTTCCCATAGCGGTTGCGAACTTCGACAAGAGAATAAACCAGAACGTGTTTTCCCTAGCAATAAAAAAGCCCTTCAAGACATCCGATTACGTCAAAAATCCCGAGGATAACAAAGACAAGCTTTTTGAATTCGTCAAGGAATACGGAAACCTGTACAGGACTTACGTGGAAGAGGCGGCGGGGCTCGCAAGGCGAGCGGAATCCACCAAGATCAACTTAAAAACTTTTGAGCAGGTCGAAAAAGAATCCCTCGTAATCGACAAAAACCTGTTTGAGCAAGACGTAAGGATTCTTGAAAGACGTCATGTCGGAAAGAAAAATGACGCTACGGTTTTTTACGGCAGTTCAAGCTTCCGCCTCTGGAGAGGCATGGCAAGGGATTTTCCCGAATACAATGTTTCAAACCTGGGTTTCGGCGGCGCCAGGATTGCCTACTGCCTGCACTATTTCGAACGCCTTATAAAACCGAATGACGTTAAATCCCTAATTTTCTATGCGGGCGACAATGATATAGGAGACGGCTGTCTGCCAAGACAAATACTGAATTTCTTCGTGGATTTTTACTACCGCTTCAGAGAATCCTATCCCCACACGAAATTCACGTTTGTTTCCATAAAACCAAGTCCCGTAAGGTTCCCTTTTCTCGACAGAATCGAAGCGTCAAACGATCTCATAAGGCAGTTTCTGTCAAGAGAACCCAACGCTTTTTACCTAAACGTCTACGATTACATGCTAAATGAGAACGGAGACGTAAAAGAGGAACTGTTCACAGAAGACAGCCTCCATATGAACAGAAAGGGATACGCGTTATGGAGAGAGCTGTTTTTGGCGAACGAAAAAGAAATTTTTTACGATCCAAGACCCGAAGAATCCGAAAAACTCAAGGTTCTCCCAAAAACGGGAAACCATACCAGGGTATCGACTGACCTCGGTCTAAAATAG
- a CDS encoding type III pantothenate kinase yields the protein MLLAIDVGNTSIMVGIFSGEDLVYSFRIDTDRTKSPDDYGIIFFGKMNDNDISSSSLSGAILSCVVTEMQEGMAKLVEKYFGHQPIIVGPETRTGMQIRIYNPEELGADRIANAVAAYHRFGGSVIVVDLGTATTFDCVSEKGEYLGGVIVPGIELSTVALYHGTSKLPKVDPEKPEQVIGKDTVECIQSGLFYGYASMIDGLCAKLKEEMKSSPEIVMTGGFAEAISEECTCANRVDNDLALHGLRLLYELNSQILC from the coding sequence ATGCTTCTCGCAATTGATGTCGGCAACACCAGCATAATGGTCGGAATATTTTCCGGAGAGGATCTCGTATACAGTTTCAGGATCGATACCGACAGAACTAAAAGTCCCGATGATTACGGAATTATCTTCTTCGGGAAGATGAACGATAACGACATATCGTCCTCTTCGTTAAGCGGCGCCATACTTTCCTGTGTGGTTACCGAGATGCAGGAGGGGATGGCGAAACTGGTGGAGAAATATTTCGGTCATCAGCCCATAATCGTGGGTCCTGAGACGAGGACGGGAATGCAGATCCGGATTTACAATCCCGAGGAGCTCGGAGCCGACAGGATAGCAAACGCTGTTGCGGCTTACCACCGTTTCGGCGGAAGCGTGATAGTGGTTGATCTCGGCACGGCTACAACTTTTGACTGCGTTTCGGAAAAAGGGGAATATCTGGGCGGAGTGATAGTCCCGGGGATCGAGCTATCTACAGTAGCGCTTTACCACGGGACGTCCAAGCTTCCGAAGGTTGATCCCGAAAAACCCGAACAGGTGATCGGCAAAGACACAGTCGAGTGCATACAGTCGGGGCTGTTTTACGGTTACGCCTCAATGATTGACGGGCTCTGCGCAAAGCTCAAGGAGGAGATGAAATCCTCTCCTGAAATCGTAATGACCGGGGGGTTTGCCGAAGCGATCTCTGAGGAATGCACCTGCGCGAACCGGGTCGACAATGACCTTGCTCTCCATGGCCTGAGACTGCTCTATGAACTTAACTCTCAGATACTCTGTTAG
- a CDS encoding NAD-dependent epimerase/dehydratase family protein yields MRIIVTGGAGFIGSWVCEAYISEGHEVFVIDNLSTGSENNIPPKAEFIECDVRDFTGLEKVFLQFRPEVVNHHAAQINVRDSVEDPSFDADVNIGGSLNVLRLCAEHKTEKFIFSSTGGALYGEPEKLPADESTPALPLSPYGISKLSTENYVRYHSKNHGFGHVILRYANVYGERQNPEGEAGVIGIFCENIINGKPCLIFGDGEQTRDYVHVSDVSRANLLAASLEEEGTFNIGTSIESSVNDIACILGEVTKTGFETVHEKQRPGEVRRISLDCSLAVERLGWSAQVALREGLFRTWNWFSQERG; encoded by the coding sequence GTGAGAATAATAGTTACAGGCGGAGCGGGGTTCATAGGTTCCTGGGTATGCGAAGCGTATATTTCCGAGGGGCACGAGGTTTTCGTAATAGACAACCTCTCCACGGGATCTGAAAACAATATTCCGCCAAAAGCCGAATTCATTGAGTGCGACGTAAGGGATTTTACGGGACTCGAAAAAGTGTTCCTCCAGTTCCGCCCCGAGGTCGTAAACCACCACGCGGCCCAAATAAATGTAAGAGACTCGGTTGAAGACCCCAGTTTCGATGCCGATGTAAACATAGGTGGTTCCCTCAACGTTCTAAGGCTCTGCGCGGAACACAAAACAGAGAAGTTTATCTTCTCATCCACCGGAGGTGCCCTCTACGGAGAACCAGAAAAACTTCCTGCAGACGAGTCAACCCCGGCTCTTCCCCTCTCTCCCTACGGCATCTCGAAACTCTCAACGGAAAATTACGTGAGGTACCACTCGAAAAACCATGGCTTCGGACACGTGATCCTAAGATACGCAAACGTGTACGGAGAAAGGCAGAACCCCGAGGGAGAAGCGGGAGTAATAGGGATTTTCTGCGAGAACATAATCAACGGAAAACCCTGCCTCATATTCGGAGACGGAGAACAGACGAGGGATTACGTACATGTCTCTGACGTCTCCCGGGCAAACCTTCTCGCCGCAAGCCTCGAAGAAGAGGGAACCTTCAACATAGGAACGTCTATCGAAAGTTCTGTAAATGATATAGCGTGCATCCTCGGGGAAGTAACAAAAACTGGATTCGAAACCGTCCATGAAAAACAGCGTCCCGGCGAGGTAAGGAGAATAAGCCTTGACTGTTCCTTGGCGGTGGAAAGACTAGGATGGAGTGCGCAAGTGGCTTTGCGCGAGGGGCTTTTTAGAACATGGAACTGGTTTTCACAAGAGAGAGGTTAA
- the guaA gene encoding glutamine-hydrolyzing GMP synthase, protein MREKVLVLDFGSQYTQLIARRTRELGVYSEIKPYNTPADEISKDPPGAIILSGGPSSVWEDASPRVDEEILSLGVPVLGICYGLQVLVFQLGGEVERSEKREYGPAVLNLVTEDPLFSDVAKTSGVWMSHGDRVLRVPEGFSAIADTENTECAAVRNVSGDIYGVQFHPEVVHTEFGVEILSNFLFRVAGLGGNWTAGSFIEHSIHEIRERVGDGKIICGLSGGVDSSVAAALINEAVGRRLYCIFVDTGCMRLDEAQEVCDAFSGFEMNFIHVDASDRFLSHLEGVEDPETKRKIMGEQFVRVFEEEAEKISDVRFLAQGTLYPDVIESVSVKGPSAVIKSHHNVGGLPEKMNFEIVEPLRELFKDEVRSVGEKLGLPTSLIGRHPFPGPGLAIRIMGEVTRERLSILRCADSIFIDELKKSGAYDEIWQAFCVFIPVKTVGVMGDERTYENVCALRAVSSTDGMTADWSKVSYDLLGKISVRIINEVKGINRVVYDISTKPPGTIEWQ, encoded by the coding sequence ATGCGCGAAAAAGTTCTGGTTCTTGATTTCGGTTCCCAGTATACGCAGCTTATCGCTAGGCGCACGAGGGAGCTCGGGGTCTATTCCGAGATAAAGCCCTACAACACTCCAGCAGACGAAATAAGCAAGGACCCGCCGGGGGCGATAATACTTTCCGGAGGGCCCTCAAGCGTCTGGGAGGATGCTTCTCCAAGGGTGGATGAGGAGATACTGTCTTTGGGAGTTCCCGTTTTGGGAATCTGTTACGGGCTTCAAGTGCTGGTCTTCCAGCTTGGCGGGGAAGTCGAGCGCTCTGAGAAAAGGGAATACGGACCCGCCGTTTTGAACCTAGTCACTGAAGATCCACTTTTCTCGGACGTGGCGAAGACCTCGGGCGTCTGGATGTCCCACGGCGACAGGGTCTTGAGAGTGCCCGAGGGTTTTTCGGCGATAGCCGATACCGAAAACACGGAGTGCGCGGCGGTTAGGAACGTGAGCGGAGACATATACGGAGTGCAGTTCCACCCGGAAGTCGTGCATACGGAATTCGGAGTCGAGATACTTTCTAACTTTCTTTTCCGGGTTGCGGGTCTCGGCGGGAACTGGACGGCGGGATCTTTCATAGAGCACTCAATACACGAGATAAGAGAAAGAGTCGGGGACGGCAAAATCATATGCGGGCTCTCAGGAGGAGTGGATTCCTCGGTTGCGGCGGCCCTCATTAACGAGGCGGTCGGCCGTAGGCTTTACTGTATTTTCGTCGATACGGGATGCATGAGGCTTGATGAGGCGCAGGAGGTCTGCGATGCCTTCTCCGGGTTTGAGATGAACTTCATTCACGTGGATGCCTCCGACAGGTTTCTTTCTCATCTTGAGGGTGTTGAGGATCCCGAGACGAAAAGGAAGATTATGGGCGAGCAGTTCGTTAGGGTGTTTGAGGAAGAGGCGGAAAAAATATCCGACGTCCGCTTCCTTGCCCAGGGAACCCTCTATCCCGACGTGATTGAGAGTGTGAGCGTCAAGGGGCCCTCGGCCGTTATAAAGTCCCACCACAACGTCGGGGGACTTCCGGAAAAAATGAACTTTGAGATAGTCGAACCCCTTAGAGAACTTTTCAAAGACGAGGTGAGAAGTGTTGGCGAGAAGCTTGGTCTCCCTACCTCCCTGATAGGCCGCCACCCCTTTCCCGGTCCCGGTCTTGCGATCAGGATAATGGGGGAAGTCACGCGAGAGAGACTTTCCATACTGAGGTGTGCCGACAGCATTTTTATCGACGAGCTTAAGAAATCGGGCGCCTACGACGAGATATGGCAGGCTTTCTGCGTATTTATTCCCGTGAAGACAGTCGGGGTGATGGGCGATGAACGCACCTATGAGAATGTCTGCGCGCTTAGGGCCGTGAGCAGTACGGACGGAATGACCGCCGACTGGTCGAAGGTATCCTATGACCTGCTCGGGAAAATTTCTGTGAGGATAATAAATGAGGTAAAGGGGATAAACCGGGTCGTCTATGATATATCCACGAAGCCTCCCGGCACAATAGAGTGGCAGTGA
- the guaB gene encoding IMP dehydrogenase has translation MQDFVFEEALTFDDVILSPCYSEVLPSEVDVSVRLTRRITLNIPILSAAMDTVTESRTSIAMAQEGGIGIIHRNLSIPAQAGEVERVKKYESGMIVNPLTVRPGTRVSEALEIMVENDISGLPVVKPNNTLHGIITNRDIRFEKNMDLKIDKVMTPRKNLVTVKEGTTLQEAKELLHKFKIEKLPVVDEGFKLRGLITMKDIEKIEKFPKASKDAMGRLLVGAAVGVDKHSQERVDELVAGGCDVIVVDTAHGHSKRVLDSLAKIRNKYPDIDLVAGNIATSEAAEDLIKAGVDCLKVGVGPGSICTTRVIAGIGVPQITAIRKVCSVAKRHDIPVIADGGIKYSGDITKALAAGADSVMIGNLLAGSDEAPGEVVLYQGRTYKVYRGMGSIEAMRAGSRDRYAQDDEMMEAKLVPEGIEGRVPYRGNIGAIVYQLVGGLRAGMGYTGSATVKELQENAKFVKLTNAGLQESHVHDIVITKESPNYRIG, from the coding sequence ATGCAGGATTTTGTTTTTGAAGAAGCGCTTACCTTTGACGATGTAATACTTTCTCCCTGCTACTCCGAAGTTCTTCCGAGCGAAGTTGACGTTTCAGTAAGGCTTACCCGGCGCATAACCCTTAATATCCCCATACTGAGCGCGGCTATGGATACCGTGACCGAGTCCCGGACGTCGATTGCCATGGCGCAGGAAGGCGGCATAGGAATAATCCACAGGAATCTTTCCATCCCGGCGCAGGCGGGCGAGGTCGAAAGGGTAAAAAAATACGAAAGCGGAATGATAGTGAATCCTCTGACTGTACGGCCGGGAACACGGGTCAGTGAAGCGCTTGAGATAATGGTTGAAAACGATATCTCGGGTCTTCCCGTCGTAAAGCCCAACAACACTCTTCACGGAATAATCACCAATAGGGACATAAGGTTCGAAAAGAACATGGACCTTAAAATCGATAAAGTTATGACGCCCAGAAAAAATCTTGTCACGGTCAAAGAGGGCACAACTCTTCAGGAAGCCAAGGAGCTTCTTCACAAGTTCAAGATAGAGAAACTTCCCGTGGTTGACGAGGGCTTTAAGCTTCGTGGCCTCATAACCATGAAGGACATAGAGAAAATAGAGAAGTTCCCCAAGGCGTCCAAGGATGCGATGGGAAGACTTCTTGTGGGAGCTGCGGTCGGAGTTGACAAGCACAGCCAGGAGCGGGTGGATGAGCTTGTCGCCGGGGGTTGTGATGTCATAGTGGTGGATACCGCCCACGGGCATTCGAAAAGAGTGCTCGACAGCCTAGCTAAAATAAGAAATAAGTACCCCGATATAGATCTTGTGGCCGGCAACATAGCCACATCCGAGGCGGCCGAGGATCTTATAAAAGCGGGTGTGGATTGTCTTAAGGTTGGGGTCGGACCCGGGTCGATATGCACAACGCGCGTTATAGCTGGTATAGGAGTGCCCCAGATAACAGCCATAAGAAAGGTCTGTTCCGTAGCGAAAAGACATGACATACCCGTAATAGCAGACGGGGGAATAAAGTACTCGGGGGATATAACCAAGGCACTTGCCGCCGGCGCTGATTCCGTCATGATAGGAAATCTGCTCGCCGGGTCGGATGAAGCTCCCGGGGAGGTCGTTCTCTATCAGGGGAGAACCTACAAGGTGTACCGTGGCATGGGTTCGATTGAAGCGATGAGGGCCGGAAGCAGGGACCGCTACGCCCAGGACGATGAGATGATGGAAGCCAAGCTTGTTCCCGAAGGAATAGAGGGAAGAGTTCCTTACAGAGGCAATATAGGAGCCATAGTTTATCAGCTGGTCGGTGGGCTTCGGGCGGGGATGGGCTACACAGGTTCCGCGACCGTGAAAGAACTTCAGGAAAACGCAAAGTTTGTGAAGCTTACCAACGCCGGGCTTCAGGAAAGTCACGTTCACGATATCGTAATTACCAAGGAATCTCCTAACTACAGGATCGGGTGA
- a CDS encoding porin family protein, which yields MIKTLKNSKTLWVLILAAGMIFGVSGNAVAQSGSFYIGASAGIERASMEHAKTVDNTDVPANFLQHGEIYNTSDSASKTGFSGGLLAGYRLNLDPSGTIYLGVEIDGQFHSGTISGTLPGEGQSQGRNQHGEAWPDEWSVERKNSYGVTLMAGFSPPFLISLLGPGAGIYALGGVRRLDAELKVDYNGCPTGDVLCGPGEFTAEGTNSYDETLYGLTVGGGLEKMIGDKIGIRGEIRHTQYGKEDRETFADFEVKVPISLDGSETGFSVKAVVYF from the coding sequence ATGATCAAAACTCTTAAGAATAGTAAAACTCTTTGGGTCTTAATACTTGCGGCAGGAATGATTTTCGGTGTTTCCGGCAACGCGGTCGCCCAAAGTGGCAGTTTTTACATCGGAGCTTCAGCCGGGATTGAGCGCGCGAGCATGGAACACGCGAAAACCGTTGACAACACCGATGTTCCGGCCAATTTTCTCCAGCACGGAGAAATCTACAACACCAGCGACTCGGCAAGCAAAACGGGTTTTTCAGGCGGACTCCTCGCCGGCTACCGGCTCAATCTCGACCCAAGCGGCACCATCTACTTAGGCGTCGAGATTGACGGACAGTTCCACAGCGGCACAATAAGCGGAACGCTTCCCGGAGAAGGCCAATCCCAAGGCCGAAACCAGCACGGAGAGGCCTGGCCGGACGAGTGGAGCGTCGAGAGAAAAAACAGCTACGGCGTGACGTTGATGGCAGGGTTTAGCCCCCCGTTTCTGATCTCGCTTCTGGGTCCAGGTGCCGGAATCTACGCTCTTGGCGGCGTACGCCGCTTGGATGCGGAGTTAAAGGTTGATTACAACGGCTGCCCAACTGGCGACGTGCTCTGTGGTCCCGGCGAGTTTACCGCAGAAGGCACCAATTCCTACGACGAGACTTTATACGGGCTGACAGTAGGTGGAGGTCTTGAAAAGATGATCGGCGATAAGATAGGAATCCGGGGCGAGATACGCCATACGCAGTACGGAAAGGAGGACCGGGAGACTTTTGCGGATTTTGAGGTCAAGGTTCCCATATCGCTTGACGGAAGCGAAACCGGCTTTTCAGTAAAAGCGGTTGTGTACTTCTGA